One Actinomycetota bacterium DNA window includes the following coding sequences:
- a CDS encoding DUF5719 family protein: MRARTGGHRPRAVAVFLLAASLLWVWTGAAPAATGDLLCCSTTQGGELGDAGSYYPAISADGRYVAFYSSAENLVPDDDNAAKDVFRKDLRTGAIVRCSTDANGDQVSGASAFPSISANGRYVAFASEAATLVPGDGNGMQDIFRKDLQTGAVLLCSSDAAGNEGNFSSDAPSISADGRYVAFKSDANNLLGTGNDTNGFGDIFRKDLQTGAIVRCSTDAANGEGNNASYGSSISADGRYVAFESNSTDLVLPNANTFSDIYRKDVQTGAIVRCSTSSGGAEGDNGGSSYAMISADGKFVAFESDATNLVGGDGNNTRDVFRKNLQTGNMVRCSVDASGAEDGNASYNAGISADGRYVSFHSANDGFVPNDDNATTDVFRKDLETGAIVRCSTAPGVGEGDGYSGQAVINADGKYVAFVSEAANFVDGDTAGDDVFRKELALPVPVLTSIDPTSGETGDAVTLDGQDFRATRLPGSYVSFGDTRATQYISWSDTEIVCRVPAGVGGTVPVTVTTSGGTSNAVDFTGPSITFYFAEGYTGPGFQEYLCLGNPGLSPVDITVNFMFKGGGAPMSEDFEVPAQSRLTLDVNALVGAGKDVSIMCEGGSSYVAERPMYFDYTGAGEHWTGGHDVVGASAPRTAWYFAEGYTGPGFDEWICVLNPGDGDADLTFHFQTPGGTDMAVGGKSVPAHSRETFKANELLGGAYEASLKLVASEPVVAERPMYFDYLGADPAAPRHWSGGHCVMGAPGLATEYYFAEGYTGPGFEEYLTIQNPGGAEISVEAKYQLGPDQGGPVHATYTVPANGRRTVFVNGAGGVGEGKDASVHLTCSEPFLAERPMYFDYTGYGNWHWKGGHCVIGAGETSQTWFFAEGYTGPGFDEYLCIQNPGSVDADVTITYYPGGDGDPIVQVQPTVAANSRYTVYVNVDAGAGLSISAKVDADQPVICERPMYFNFTGLDGGHDVVGFIP; the protein is encoded by the coding sequence ATGCGGGCGAGAACGGGTGGCCATAGACCGCGGGCGGTGGCGGTGTTCCTCCTCGCCGCCTCCCTGCTGTGGGTGTGGACGGGGGCGGCACCGGCCGCGACGGGCGACCTCCTGTGCTGCTCCACGACGCAGGGGGGAGAGCTGGGGGACGCCGGCAGCTACTACCCTGCCATCAGCGCGGACGGCAGGTACGTGGCCTTCTACTCCAGCGCCGAGAACCTGGTGCCGGACGACGACAACGCGGCGAAGGACGTATTCCGCAAGGACCTGCGGACCGGCGCCATCGTGCGCTGCTCCACCGACGCCAACGGGGACCAGGTGAGCGGCGCCAGCGCCTTCCCCTCCATCAGCGCGAACGGCCGCTACGTGGCCTTCGCGTCGGAGGCGGCCACCCTGGTGCCCGGGGACGGCAACGGCATGCAGGACATCTTCCGCAAGGACCTGCAGACCGGCGCCGTCCTCCTCTGCTCCAGCGACGCCGCCGGCAACGAGGGGAACTTCTCCAGTGATGCGCCCTCCATCAGCGCGGACGGCAGGTACGTAGCCTTCAAGTCCGACGCCAACAACCTGTTGGGGACCGGGAACGACACCAACGGGTTTGGCGATATCTTCCGCAAGGACCTGCAGACGGGGGCCATCGTGAGGTGCTCCACTGACGCGGCGAACGGCGAGGGCAACAACGCCAGCTATGGGTCATCCATCAGCGCCGATGGCCGCTACGTAGCTTTCGAATCCAACTCCACCGACCTCGTGCTGCCCAATGCCAACACCTTCAGTGATATCTACCGCAAGGACGTCCAGACCGGGGCCATCGTGAGGTGCTCCACCTCTTCCGGCGGAGCCGAGGGAGACAACGGGGGCAGCTCCTATGCCATGATCTCCGCCGACGGCAAGTTCGTGGCCTTCGAGTCCGACGCCACCAACCTGGTGGGCGGAGACGGCAACAACACCCGCGACGTCTTCCGCAAGAACCTGCAGACGGGAAACATGGTGCGCTGCTCCGTTGATGCTTCCGGTGCCGAGGACGGCAACGCCTCCTACAACGCCGGCATCAGCGCGGACGGCAGGTACGTGTCCTTCCATTCCGCCAACGACGGCTTCGTCCCGAACGACGACAACGCGACAACCGACGTGTTCCGCAAGGACCTCGAGACCGGCGCCATCGTGCGCTGCTCCACCGCCCCCGGGGTCGGCGAGGGCGACGGCTACAGCGGACAGGCCGTGATCAACGCCGACGGCAAGTACGTGGCCTTCGTCTCGGAGGCGGCCAACTTCGTGGACGGGGACACCGCCGGGGACGACGTCTTCCGCAAGGAACTGGCCTTGCCGGTGCCGGTACTGACCTCCATCGACCCCACCTCCGGCGAAACGGGTGATGCGGTGACCCTGGACGGGCAGGACTTCCGCGCCACGCGGCTCCCGGGGTCCTACGTATCCTTCGGGGACACGCGGGCGACACAGTACATATCGTGGTCGGACACCGAGATCGTGTGCCGGGTGCCGGCGGGCGTGGGCGGCACCGTGCCGGTGACCGTGACCACCAGTGGCGGCACCTCCAACGCCGTCGATTTCACCGGCCCCTCCATCACCTTCTACTTCGCCGAGGGTTACACCGGGCCCGGCTTCCAGGAGTACCTGTGCCTGGGCAACCCGGGGCTATCCCCGGTTGATATCACCGTGAACTTCATGTTCAAGGGGGGAGGGGCCCCCATGTCGGAAGATTTCGAGGTGCCGGCGCAGTCCCGCCTCACCCTGGACGTGAACGCGCTGGTGGGCGCGGGTAAGGACGTCTCGATAATGTGCGAGGGCGGCTCCTCCTACGTGGCCGAGCGCCCGATGTACTTCGACTACACGGGGGCGGGAGAGCACTGGACCGGCGGCCACGACGTGGTGGGGGCCTCGGCTCCCAGGACCGCCTGGTACTTCGCCGAGGGCTACACCGGCCCCGGCTTTGACGAGTGGATCTGCGTTCTCAACCCAGGGGACGGGGACGCGGACCTCACCTTCCACTTCCAGACCCCGGGCGGGACGGATATGGCGGTCGGGGGCAAGAGCGTCCCCGCCCACTCACGTGAGACCTTCAAGGCCAACGAGCTGCTGGGCGGTGCCTATGAGGCCTCCCTCAAGCTGGTGGCCTCCGAACCGGTGGTGGCCGAGCGGCCCATGTACTTCGACTACCTGGGGGCTGATCCGGCGGCGCCCAGGCACTGGAGCGGGGGCCACTGCGTCATGGGCGCCCCGGGCCTGGCCACGGAGTATTACTTCGCTGAAGGGTATACCGGGCCCGGCTTCGAGGAGTACCTGACCATCCAGAACCCGGGCGGGGCGGAGATCAGCGTGGAAGCGAAGTATCAACTGGGGCCCGACCAGGGAGGGCCCGTGCACGCCACCTACACCGTGCCCGCCAACGGGCGCCGCACCGTGTTCGTGAACGGAGCCGGGGGAGTGGGAGAGGGCAAGGACGCCTCGGTCCACCTCACCTGCAGCGAGCCGTTCCTGGCCGAACGGCCCATGTACTTCGACTACACCGGATACGGGAACTGGCACTGGAAGGGTGGGCACTGCGTCATCGGGGCCGGTGAGACCTCCCAGACCTGGTTCTTCGCCGAGGGCTACACCGGGCCCGGCTTCGACGAGTACCTGTGCATCCAGAACCCGGGCAGTGTCGATGCGGACGTAACCATCACCTACTATCCCGGTGGGGACGGCGACCCCATCGTCCAGGTGCAGCCGACCGTGGCCGCTAACTCCCGCTACACCGTGTACGTGAACGTCGACGCGGGGGCCGGGCTCTCCATCTCCGCCAAGGTGGACGCGGACCAGCCGGTGATCTGCGAGAGGCCCATGTACTTCAACTTCACCGGACTGGACGGCGGCCACGACGTGGTGGGCTTCATCCCCTGA
- a CDS encoding YCF48-related protein, protein MITLFLGVLILTMGVTSTPAGSALPLADQPSIAADTPTATQAQAAQAQAGPQAAEHYVGWVVGQSDSGYAAIFRSTDGGATWERQGSPATIPDAPLQAVAAIDPLTCWAVGESANGYGTILRTEDGGATWERQGSPATIPDVGLGKISAVDRDTAWVVGTPGVILFTADGGATWTQKQTADIPPVLLQGVYALDADNVWVTGDTYGGYGTIFRTEDGGASWQRKGSAAEVPDAALLDVHASDYDTAWIASAGALGSTTASVIHTDDNGASWTGQILVAFFDTNGVTTIGDNVVWVVTDADGIYRSDNARDFVQQQAAAGKYSYYLVSIDALDADTAWAAGPAGGTSVPAGIVEHTSDGGETWVKQLELDIALQAVSFARPQTYYFAEGHTGAGFQEYLCLGNFGTNDTTARVTYMFEGGGTQEEAYTVPAESRLTVNVNQVVGAGKHVAMECEADWPIVAERPMYFDYTGAGGHWTGGHDVMGAPAPANEWYFAEGYTGPGFDEYLCVLNPWGADADLTFRFQVQGEGERVVAGKTVPGHSRRTFRVNELLGGAYEASLDLESTQPVVAERSMYFNYTGYGAPGWTGGHCVIGATELSTDYLFAEGCTREGFDEYLILQNPNGFEITVYAFYMLGEGQGSPYPIGGIYTVPANGRKTVYVNSPGPEGVGGGKDVSVMLICYQDFLAERPMYFDYSGMGPHSWTGGHCVAGATAFARTWFFAEGYTGTGFEDWICIQNPGNLPAEVTITYFTESGDPIVCKQPTIAAFSRFTAYVNGPDNAGPGRTVSAMVTSDAPVICERPMYFSYGPGWTGGHCVMGSTP, encoded by the coding sequence GTGATAACGCTTTTTCTTGGCGTGCTCATCCTGACCATGGGGGTGACGTCGACACCCGCGGGGAGTGCACTCCCCCTCGCCGACCAGCCGAGCATCGCGGCGGATACCCCGACGGCCACCCAGGCGCAGGCCGCGCAAGCACAAGCGGGCCCACAGGCCGCCGAGCACTACGTGGGCTGGGTGGTGGGGCAGAGCGATTCCGGCTACGCTGCCATCTTCCGCTCCACGGACGGCGGCGCCACCTGGGAGCGCCAGGGTTCGCCCGCGACCATCCCCGACGCGCCGCTCCAGGCCGTGGCCGCCATAGACCCCCTCACCTGCTGGGCGGTGGGGGAGAGCGCGAACGGTTACGGCACCATCCTGCGCACCGAGGACGGCGGCGCCACCTGGGAGCGCCAGGGCTCGCCCGCGACCATCCCCGACGTCGGCCTGGGCAAGATAAGCGCGGTGGACCGCGACACCGCCTGGGTGGTGGGAACGCCGGGCGTCATCCTCTTCACCGCCGACGGTGGCGCCACCTGGACCCAGAAGCAGACCGCCGACATCCCCCCGGTCCTGCTGCAGGGGGTGTACGCCCTGGACGCGGACAACGTCTGGGTGACCGGCGACACCTACGGGGGTTACGGCACCATCTTCCGTACCGAGGACGGTGGGGCGAGCTGGCAGCGCAAGGGCTCGGCCGCCGAAGTGCCCGATGCGGCTCTGCTGGACGTGCACGCCTCCGATTACGACACCGCCTGGATCGCATCGGCTGGCGCCCTGGGCAGCACGACCGCCTCGGTCATCCATACCGACGACAACGGCGCCTCCTGGACGGGGCAGATCCTCGTGGCCTTCTTCGACACCAACGGCGTCACCACCATCGGCGACAACGTCGTGTGGGTGGTCACAGACGCCGACGGCATCTACCGCTCCGACAACGCCAGGGACTTCGTGCAGCAGCAGGCGGCCGCCGGCAAGTACAGCTACTACCTGGTAAGCATCGATGCCCTGGATGCGGACACCGCCTGGGCGGCCGGGCCTGCAGGAGGCACCAGCGTACCCGCCGGCATCGTCGAGCACACTTCCGACGGCGGCGAGACCTGGGTGAAGCAGCTGGAGCTGGACATCGCGCTGCAGGCCGTGTCATTCGCGCGCCCGCAAACATACTATTTCGCCGAGGGCCATACGGGGGCCGGCTTCCAGGAATACCTGTGCCTTGGCAATTTCGGAACAAACGATACGACCGCTAGGGTCACTTACATGTTCGAGGGCGGCGGTACCCAGGAGGAGGCATATACGGTGCCGGCCGAGTCCCGCCTCACCGTGAACGTCAACCAGGTGGTCGGCGCGGGCAAGCATGTCGCGATGGAGTGCGAGGCCGACTGGCCCATCGTCGCCGAGCGGCCTATGTATTTCGATTACACCGGAGCGGGCGGGCACTGGACGGGCGGCCACGATGTGATGGGTGCTCCCGCGCCCGCCAACGAGTGGTACTTCGCCGAGGGATATACGGGGCCGGGATTCGATGAATACCTGTGCGTCCTGAACCCCTGGGGCGCGGATGCGGACCTCACTTTCCGTTTCCAGGTCCAGGGGGAGGGGGAGAGGGTGGTAGCGGGAAAGACGGTGCCCGGCCATTCCCGCAGGACCTTCAGGGTAAACGAGCTCTTAGGCGGGGCTTACGAGGCTTCGCTGGACCTGGAGTCCACGCAGCCGGTGGTGGCCGAGCGTTCCATGTACTTCAACTACACCGGTTACGGCGCACCGGGATGGACAGGAGGCCATTGCGTCATAGGTGCCACCGAGTTGTCTACCGATTACCTCTTCGCCGAGGGTTGCACCAGGGAGGGCTTCGACGAGTACCTCATCCTTCAGAATCCTAACGGTTTCGAGATCACCGTATATGCCTTTTACATGTTGGGAGAAGGGCAGGGGAGCCCCTATCCCATCGGCGGCATCTACACGGTGCCCGCCAACGGCAGAAAGACGGTGTACGTGAACAGCCCAGGCCCCGAGGGAGTGGGGGGTGGCAAGGACGTATCCGTTATGCTCATCTGCTACCAGGACTTCCTGGCCGAACGCCCCATGTACTTCGACTACTCAGGCATGGGGCCGCACTCCTGGACCGGGGGCCACTGTGTCGCCGGGGCCACCGCGTTCGCCCGCACCTGGTTCTTCGCGGAAGGTTACACTGGAACGGGCTTCGAGGATTGGATCTGCATCCAGAATCCCGGGAACCTGCCCGCTGAGGTGACCATCACCTACTTCACGGAGAGCGGGGACCCTATCGTGTGCAAGCAACCGACCATCGCCGCTTTCAGCCGGTTCACCGCCTATGTGAACGGGCCGGACAACGCGGGACCGGGACGGACCGTTTCCGCCATGGTCACTTCGGATGCGCCGGTTATCTGTGAGCGCCCCATGTACTTCTCTTACGGACCCGGCTGGACCGGCGGCCACTGCGTCATGGGCTCCACCCCCTAA